One Pyrenophora tritici-repentis strain M4 chromosome 5, whole genome shotgun sequence DNA window includes the following coding sequences:
- a CDS encoding HHT1, Histones H3 and H4 encodes MARTKPRPKVTGKAGRGGPDGKTVTGGKPAQKALASKARRQVAGKSTRKAPVAVKKKRKFKAGTVALREIKRYQRGFELLLRKLPFSRVVREFAQVHKADIRFQRSAIEALQEATEAFLVGYFEDCNINAIHAKRVTIQEKDSQLARRYFARELLAFL; translated from the exons ATGGCAAGGACAAAACCACGGCCTAAGGTCACCGGTAAAGCCGGCCGGGGTGGTCCTGATGGCAAGACAGTTACTGGCGGCAAGCCGGCTCAGAAGGCCCTTGCTAGTAAGGCTAGACGTCAAGTAGCAGGAAAGTCTACGCGAAAGGCACCTGTAGCTgttaagaagaagcgcaagtttaAGGCCGGCA CTGTCGCATTACGGGAAATCAAGAGATACCAGAGAGGTTTTGAACTACTCTTGCGAAAACTCCCCTTTTCCCGCGTAGTGCGCGAATTTGCACAGGTGCACAAGGCCGATATCCGCTTTCAACGATCTGCAATCGAAGCTCTTCAGGAAGCTACAGAAGCTTTCTTAGTTGGTTATTTTGAGG ACTGCAACATCAATGCTATTCACGCAAAGAGGGTTACTATTCAAGAGAAGGATTCTCAATTGGCTAGGCGCTACTTTGCGCGCGAGTTACTAGCTTTTCTCTAG
- a CDS encoding Dimer-Tnp-hAT domain containing protein: MPVAKEQVGDVPEGLVPAIKLEPPPGFEQDEWEQLTDGFACEADEIDGILDQRGSGGSRKGRPINLSVPYTGSLSGSARAIAQRERKALFDKEEKVLESVRTADRSAKYQLKKSLLQQPKYKLANSARQAKLLEKEWDILSEKRFTQKKSVAKDILAIPIAQVGVERVFNVAKDVIGSRRHRLSARTIQQIMVLKDTISQEEEQGLDYLVAQLGEDGEPIDEVNDLFELPASLEHTFDIDEENQTTEEESEEEVQEERQLPPRKRQRPQRYRDN, encoded by the exons atgcctgtcgcgaaagagcaagtcggcgacgtacctgaaggcctagttccagccatcaaactTGAACCTCCGCCTGGGTTCGAACAAGATGAGTGGGAGCAGCTTACCGAT GGATTTGCGTGTGAAGCTGACGAGATTGACGGTATCTTAGATCAAAGAGGTAGTGGGGGTTCacgaaaaggccgacctaTCAATTTGAGCGTCCCCTATACTGGCTCTCTGAGTGGTAGCGCCCGTGCTATTGCTCAACGTGAACGCAAAGCTCTTTTCgataaagaggagaaggtacTTGAAAGCGTTAGAACAGCCGACCGCTCCGCGAAGTACCAACTGAAGAAATCGCTTTTGCAACAGCCTAAGTATAAATTAGCAAATAGTGCTAGACAGGCTAAGCTGCTAGAGAAAGAGTGGGATATACTTTCAGAGAAGCGGTTTACCCAGAAAAAGTCTG TGGcgaaggatatactagcaATACCAATTGCTCAGGTTGGGGTTGAAAGAGTTTTCAATGTTGCTAAGGATGTTATTGGTAGTCGGAGGCACCGACTATCTGCCCGGACAATACAGCAGATAATGGTTCTTAAGGATACAATATctcaagaggaagaacaGGGTCTAGACTACCTAGTTGCTCAATTAGGGGAGGATGGAGAGCCAATTGACGAGGTTAATGATCTTTTTGAGCTTCCAGCCTCGTTAGAGCATACCTTCGATATAGATGAGGAGAACCAGActacagaagaagagtcggaggaagaggtccaggaggagcgtcaattgccacctcgaaagcgccagcgtcctCAGCGCTACCGTGATAATTAG
- a CDS encoding ProP, Permease major facilitator superfamily, with protein sequence MSGYYGPSFYNKSSRPTSLAASRANSSYRVARSAPVTPRNGSVVTPRNGSIAATIGGTTAAQTAANTAANTGPTTPALLSRVNSKLENDADSEPALFNEEIQRNEKGEYMIGRIAGGKHLTDDVEDIDPACGEIKKVDCDMPLTLTELVNHEGKEYIVLTFATGDKENPFNWNPWYKRSVTTLLNLMTLFIGLATTAYSSGIGSMCEEFGVDNIYGQLGLFTFNISCAIAPMVLAPFCELVGRKIVYASAFLCFSLLFIGLALAKDIATIIGLRLLLGLFGCVGTILVGGTFDDMYEPHKRGRPMAMFSFVAIFGTVAAPIYAGFIDQSLGWRWIEGIQGLANVPLLILIFFYFPETRGGARLHKRAKQLQKATGDDRYVAEDDIYTPDVKSMLKASSVKAIRMLVTEPVVFAFGLWIAFCWAVVFLFLSVISITFTEKRGWNEGVSGLPYISLAVGTFLGWAAHHFQMNKFNKLQADPNVRVVPEHRLYGAMFGAVWLPVGLFIYSFTQYGYLSWVGPVIGLAPIAFGIFFVFESTYSYTADCYGETSSSAIAGQGLMRNTLGAVTPLFANAFFHNVGSQYAGLILAMFGTVLSLIPFVMFKYGHLLRARSKLAKEY encoded by the coding sequence ATGTCTGGGTACTATGGGCCATCTTTTTACAACAAATCCTCGAGACCTACCTCATTAGCAGCATCAAGGGCAAACTCGTCATACAGAGTAGCTCGCAGCGCGCCAGTCACACCTCGAAATGGCTCTGTCGTCACACCCCGAAATGGTTCCATTGCTGCCACGATAGGTGGCACAACCGCCGCGCAAACCGCTGCCAACACTGCCGCAAACACTGGCCCTACAACACCTGCCTTGCTCTCTAGAGTGAACAGTAAACTCGAGAACGATGCCGACTCCGAGCCCGCACTCTTCAACGAAGAGATTCAGCGTAACGAGAAGGGCGAATACATGATTGGAAGGATCGCTGGTGGGAAACATCTTACCGATGATGTTGAAGACATTGATCCGGCTTGTGGTGAGATCAAGAAGGTAGACTGCGATATGCCTCTCACATTGACTGAGTTGGTCAACCACGAGGGCAAGGAGTACATCGTCCTGACCTTTGCTACCGGCGATAAGGAGAACCCTTTCAACTGGAACCCGTGGTACAAGCGCAGTGTCACCACGCTTCTGAATCTGATGACATTGTTCATCGGTCTTGCCACAACAGCATACAGCTCAGGCATCGGCAGCATGTGCGAAGAGTTTGGTGTCGACAATATCTATGGCCAGCTTGGATTGTTCACCTTCAACATCTCTTGTGCCATCGCACCCATGGTACTGGCTCCTTTCTGCGAACTTGTTGGTCGTAAGATCGTGTATGCCAGTGCCTTTTTGTGCTTCTCGCTCCTCTTCATCGGTCTCGCCCTGGCAAAGGACATCGCCACCATCATCGGTCTCCGCCTGCTACTCGGTCTCTTTGGATGCGTAGGTACCATCCTCGTCGGCGGTACCTTTGACGACATGTACGAACCTCATAAGCGCGGCCGACCCATGGCCATGTTCAGTTTCGTCGCAATCTTCGGTACAGTCGCCGCGCCCATCTACGCTGGTTTCATCGACCAGTCGCTCGGCTGGCGCTGGATCGAGGGAATTCAAGGCCTAGCCAACGTTCCCTTGTTGatcctcatcttcttctattTTCCGGAGACTCGCGGTGGTGCTAGGCTACATAAGCGCGCAAAGCAACTCCAAAAGGCAACAGGAGATGACCGCTACGTTGCTGAGGACGACATTTACACACCCGACGTCAAATCCATGCTCAAAGCCTCTTCCGTAAAGGCGATCCGCATGCTCGTTACCGAACCCGTCGTTTTCGCCTTTGGTCTCTGGATCGCCTTCTGCTGGGCTGTagtcttcctcttcctctctGTCATTTCCATCACCTTCACCGAGAAGCGTGGTTGGAATGAAGGTGTCAGCGGTCTGCCCTACATCTCCCTGGCTGTTGGCACATTCTTGGGCTGGGCTGCTCACCATTTCCAAATGAACAAGTTCAACAAGCTACAGGCAGACCCCAATGTCCGCGTAGTTCCCGAACATCGTCTCTACGGAGCTATGTTTGGCGCTGTCTGGCTTCCTGTCGGCCTCTTCATCTACTCCTTCACACAATACGGATACTTGTCCTGGGTCGGGCCGGTCATTGGTCTTGCACCCATCGCATTCGGtatcttcttcgtcttcgaAAGCACATACTCGTACACTGCCGACTGCTATGGCGAGACGTCTTCTTCGGCGATTGCAGGTCAAGGCTTGATGAGGAACACGCTGGGCGCCGTGACGCCGCTTTTCGCGAATGCATTCTTCCATAACGTGGGGAGTCAGTATGCGGGATTGATCCTAGCAATGTTTGGCACGGTGTTGAGTTTGATTCCTTTTGTCATGTTCAAGTATGGCCATTTGCTGCGTGCGAGATCTAAGTTGGCGAAAGAGTATTAA
- a CDS encoding UbiG, 2-polyprenyl-3-methyl-5-hydroxy-6-metoxy-1,4-benzoquinol methylase, translating into MAPKFLEESMTLLRPLRLLCIAAYHFVMTIFEVIFMEWSPFTLFNITKLRFKSFARLWKHNGEAMSTEMPGPTFQLLSQCKGVILDIGPGSGEMLARFNPELITAVYGAEPAEDLHLGLLLNAKKGGLGSKFHALLCGAQPESLIPALHKSGILDVSGKGGLASDGIFDEICCTRVLCGVPHPAQTIKSLYSLLKPGGRMVICEHVVNPWRSEGSVAARFMQLVYTVLGWPFFMGGCELQRHTPDYLRDAGEWDKYDLKYYGARDAIPFIVGELIKKDGGMEKSYAEAVKE; encoded by the exons ATGGCTCCAAAATTTCTAGAGGAGAGTATGACGCTCCTCCGCCCGCTCCGACTCCTATGCATAGCAGCATACC ACTTCGTAATGACTATTTTTGAGGTCATCTTTATGGAATGGAGTCCCTTTACCCTCTTCAATATCACGAAGCTGCGCTTTAAATCCTTTGCTCGTCTCTGGAAACACAATGGCGAAGCAATGTCTACCGAGATGCCTGGCCCCACATTCCAACTGCTCTCGCAGTGTAAAGGCGTCATCCTGGATATTGGTCCAGGATCTGGAGAAATGCTTGCACGGTTCAACCCGGAGTTGATCACCGCTGTATATGGTGCTGAGCCTGCTGAGGATCTCCACCTGGGGTTACTGCTAAATGCAAAGAAGGGAGGACTGGGAAGCAAGTTCCATGCCCTGCTTTGTGGTGCACAACCCGAGAGTCTAATTCCAGCACTGCACAAGAGTGGGATCTTGGACGTCAGTGGGAAAGGCGGATTGGCTTCCGATGGGATTTTTGACGAAATCTGCTGTACCCGTGTGCTTTGCGGTGTTCCGCATCCCGCGCAAACTATTAAAAGTCTATACAGCCTTCTAAAACCTGGCGGCCGTATGGTGATTTGCGAGCACGTCGTCAACCCCTGGAGGTCTGAGGGCAGTGTAGCAGCTCGGTTTATGCAACTTGTATACACGGTTTTGGGCTGGCCATTCTTCATGGGTGGGTGCGAATTGCAAAGACACACACCGGACTACCTGCGGGATGCGGGAGAGTGGGATAAGTACGACTTGAAGTACTACGGGGCGAGAGATGCCATTCCCTTTATCGTTGGTGAGCTGATAAAGAAAGACGGTGGGATGGAGAAGAGTTATGCGGAGGCTGTAAAGGAGTAG
- a CDS encoding HolB, ATPase involved in DNA replication produces the protein MALLVDKHRPRNLEALSYHPELSDRLRALAQSGDFPHLLVYGPSGAGKKTRIVATLKELYGPGVEKIKIDARVFQTTTNRKLEFNIVASVYHLEITPSDVGNYDRVVVQDLLKEVAQTQQVDLGAKQRFKVVVINEADHLTRDAQAALRRTMEKYSPNLRLILLANSTSNIIAPIRSRTLLVRVAAPTESEICSVLSKVGKKEGWKDVESLNQRIAKDSGRNLRKALLMFEAVHAQNEKITDQTHIPPPDWEALIEQIARQIVEERSPQRLLQVRASLYDLLSHCIDSTTIIKTLTWKLIPKTDDALKPEVIKWAAFYEHRCKMGSKQIFHLEAFVAKYMRLYESFAMGIDFDDSS, from the exons ATGGCGCTGTTAGTAGACAAACATCGACCGCGCAACCTAGAAGCGCTCAGCTATCATCCAGAGCTTTCAGATCGCCTACGAGCTCTT GCTCAAAGCGGTGACTTTCCACATCTTCTCGTATACGGCCCCTCCGGTGCAGGTAAGAAGACGCGTATTGTGGCAACTCTCAAAGAACTCTATGGTCCCGGTGTCGAAAAGATCAAGATCGATGCGCGTGTCTTCCAGACTACCACGAACCGTAAACTCGAATTCAACATTGTCGCCTCTGTCTACCACCTCGAAATCACTCCGTCAGATGTCGGAAACTATGACAGAGTAGTTGTGCAGGATCTGCTGAAGGAGGTCGCACAAACACAACAGGTTGATCTGGGCGCAAAGCAACGATTCAAGGTTGTAGTCATCAACGAGGCGGATCACTTGACGAGAGATGCGCAAGCTGCATTGAGGCGGACAATGGAGAAGTACAGCCCGAATTTGCGACTGATCTTGCTGGCAAACTCAACAAGCAACATCATTGCACCCATCAGGAGTAGAACGCTGCTCGTGAGGGTTGCAGCGCCCACCGAAAGCGAGATTTGCAGTGTACTGAGTAAAGTCGGGAAGAAGGAGGGATGGAAGGACGTTGAAAGCCTGAACCAGAGGATAGCGAAAGACAGTGGGCGGAACTTGCGAAAGGCACTGCTCATGTTCGAGGCAGTTCACGCACAAAA CGAGAAAATTACCGATCAAACTCACATCCCACCTCCTGACTGGGAAGCCCTCATTGAGCAAATCGCTCGTCAAATCGTCGAAGAGCGTTCCCCACAACGTTTACTTCAAGTCCGCGCCTCGCTTTACGATCTTCTATCGCATTGCATCGACTCTACAACTATCATCAAGACGCTGACATGGAAACTCATACCGAAAACGGACGATGCGCTGAAGCCCGAGGTCATCAAGTGGGCGGCATTCTACGAACACAGATGTAAGATGGGCAGCAAGCAGATATTCCATCTGGAAGCATTCGTGGCCAAGTACATGAGGTTGTACGAGAG CTTTGCAATGGGCATAGATTTCGACGACTCATCATAA
- a CDS encoding CorA, Mg2+ and Co2+ transporter translates to MRGVKRGNGTGERIFATSHCLPALDKSLAIEQSSKSIMKSGELPMYRNFSTTRPKEGWNIFKIAKMRRLGQLQAPPPPPDETSPGSTGFSSSLGRIMRPTNELKMRCTELDEHGNVTLVSGEFKKSELIAKYGLLPRDLRKIDSSLLPHILVRPSAILINLLNLRVLLKHNRVLVFDAYGTTDSKSQSVFMYDLDLKLRQKESTLNGTLAYEFRALEAVLISVTLSLEKEFEGVSEPVVRVLRELEEDIDRDKLRYLLIYSKKLGSFEQKARLVRNALEELLEADDDLSAMYLTEKAEGKTREDDDHTEVEMLLESYHKVADEIVQAAENLVSSIRNTEEIVKAILDANRNSLMLLDLKFSILTLAITAGTFVAALYGMNLKNFIEESDFGFYGISAWCSVFGAIVAVYGLHKLRKVQRVSMYGHGPHALGTREPIRPAIAGGGGWGVGAWGGGSRNGVSRGDMGSTMMTGHGDLGGVSKRGDTLSSIMERERALARKLGKVERGIDDATKY, encoded by the exons ATGCGCGGTGTGAAGAGGGGGAATGGTACTGGGGAGAGGATATTTGCAACTTCGCATTGTTTACCAGCCCTGGACAAGTCACTCGCCATTGAACAATCTTCAAAAAGCATAATGAAGTCAGGCGAACTCCCGATGTACCGAAACTTTTCTACAACCCGCCCAAAGGAAGGATGGAATATCTTCAAGATAGCCAAGATGCGACGACTCGGGCAATTGCAGGCGCCTCCTCCCCCACCGGATGAGACGTCGCCAGGCTCAACGGGGTTTAGTAGTAGCCTAGGTCGCATCATGCGGCCTACAAATGAGCTCAAAATGCGTTGTACGGAACTAGACGAGCATGGCAATGTCACGCTCGTTAGTGGGGAGTTCAAAAAGAGCGAGTTGATCGCCAAG TACGGGCTTCTTCCTCGTGATCTCCGAAAGATTGACTCCTCGCTCCTTCCCCATATCCTCGTTCGACCCTCCGCTATCCTTATAAACCTTCTCAATCTGCGCGTGTTGTTGAAGCACAACCGCGTCCTCGTATTCGATGCATACGGCACGACCGATTCGAAGTCGCAGTCCGTATTCATGTACGATCTCGATCTCAAGCTGCGTCAGAAAGAATCGACTTTAAACGGTACCCTTGCATACGAATTCCGAGCCCTCGAAGCTGTCCTGATAAGCGTGACACTAAGTTTGGAAAAGGAGTTTGAAGGTGTCAGTGAGCCAGTCGTACGTGTCCTGAGGGAACTAGAAGAAGACATTGACAGGGACAAGCTGCGGTATCTGTTGATCTACAGCAAAAAGCTCGGTAGTTTCGAACAAAAGGCTCGATTGGTCAGGAACGCACTTGAGGAATTACTGGAAGCAGACGATGACTTGAGCGCTATGTACTTGACGGAAAAGGCAGAGGGCAAGACACGCGAAGACGACGACCACACTGAAGTCGAAATGCTCCTGGAATCATACCATAAAGTCGCTGATGAAATCGTACAAGCAGCCGAGAACTTGGTGTCGAGCATTAGGAACACAGAGGAAAT CGTCAAAGCCATCCTCGACGCCAACCGCAACTCTCTCATGCTGCTCGACTTGAAGTTCTCCATTCTCACCCTCGCAATCACAGCTGGAACCTTTGTCGCAGCTCTCTACGGAATGAACCTGAAGAACTTTATCGAAGAGTCCGATTTCGGCTTCTACGGCATAAGCGCCTGGTGCTCAGTCTTCGGCGCCATCGTTGCAGTCTACGGTCTACACAAGCTCCGCAAAGTACAACGCGTCAGTATGTACGGCCATGGACCGCATGCCCTTGGCACCAGAGAACCTATTCGACCTGCAATCGCCGGTGGAGGCGGGTGGGGCGTAGGAGCTTGGGGCGGTGGTAGCAGGAATGGTGTCAGCAGGGGCGACATGGGGAGTACGATGATGACTGGACACGGAGATCTGGGGGGTGTAAGCAAGAGGGGGGATACACTGTCGAGTATCATGGAGAGGGAGAGGGCGTTGGCGAGGAAGCTGGGCAAAGTCGAACGCGGCATTGACGATGCTACGAAGTACTGA
- a CDS encoding Dimer-Tnp-hAT multi-domain protein, translated as MPSIPAKRKPEAAEEADTPFKRAQRTRKPTLKALLGDGSQPTQPIELPESTPDPPTEPPTQVIEPPTRAIEPPCKPVQQPEERPRRASPLPILAASQASRLTDEPAWESQLMFDKPEDSIVQPLAFSSAATEASVEEDSAVSVDFRDFEGVDWSRLKGFVAPLSTPRGKASWIFQHGWRVWKEGTHHPDELYFVCKYCHIHKLPNGVHRVTKSTTAANGHLQLDKPGHRLSKDGPILSKPLRKHGQQSLRQAALSGVKFSLEAYKTIGNFDVQEFRQAAALWLVDNNRPLREFETPAFRKMIRLANPEAEAALWRSHNSVSAFVMRLYSWLRPQVVRALAEAESKVHISFDGWTTKGGKRGFFSVVAHYANSKGAIVDLPIALPQLVGAHTGEAIADAVTKILQSFSINRSKLGYFVLDNAYNNDTAVNKLAAMYHFSASDRRLRCACHILNLVGQTIMFGRDADAYNNALENTKMEDFYMKEWRKEGPLGVYLDIINYINTPKQWSIFEDCQREAVNSMPTGASGGTREPIKPCVTRWNSYYDCFKRGVQLQQAINAYATYHIRETEQADEQAAIRGNKLPDVPRWMRSDGLTAADWAVITEYMAILQPLKFATDRLQGRGKCGRFGALYEVIPVFESVITELDARLRPYESVNHEPSEAPEDHIPINLRAARRKASNYFTKILQSPIYYAATALHPRYKTYSKRFWRDKPTQLSTAHAKFLRVWAAYKPAAAATTPTPAPKPTMSSFDDAIDAILDEDGEHTLEVEDEYDSWLKEPMWTSDQHKEGPTAVQYWLSLKPKYPHLSRLAIDVLTIPASSSDCERVFAGTGDIIEPQRRKIGAQLLAALVCLQRWTRAGFTTPSTTTAAKHTDEELTEEFAIGTWEEPPAELS; from the coding sequence atgccctctataccagcaaaacgcaagcccgaggctgccgaagaagctgatactcccttcaagcgagcacaacgtacgcgcaaacctacgctcaaagcgctgttgggtgacggcagccagccaacccagccgatagagctgccagaaagtacgccggatccgcctacagagccgcctacacaagttatcgagccgcccacacgggctattgaaccgccatgtaagcctgtacaacaacccgaggagcgccctcggcgggcatcaccactgcctattttggctgcctcacaagcctctcggctcactgatgagccagcctgggagtcgcagttaatgtttgataagccagaggactctattgtacagcctttagctttctctagcgctgccactgaggcttcggtggaggaggatagcgctgtgagcgtcgattttcgcgactttgagggcgtcgattggtcgcgattaaaggggtttgtcgcgccgctgagcactccacgaggcaaggcaagctggatttttcaacacggctggcgtgtctggaaggagggtactcaccacccagatgagttgtactttgtgtgcaagtactgtcatattcataagctacctaatggtgtacaccgagtaacgaagtcaaccactgccgccaacgggcacctccagcttgataaacctggtcatcggctcagcaaagatggtccaatcctaagcaaacctctccgcaaacatggacaacaatcacttcgtcaggcagctctaagcggtgtcaaatttagtctagaggcgtacaagactataggaaacttcgacgtacaagaatttcggcaggcagctgcgctctggctggtcgacaacaacagaccactccgcgagtttgagacgccggcttttcgcaagatgatcaggcttgctaatcctgaggcagaggcggcgttatggaggtctcataacagcgtgtcagcgttcgtgatgaggttgtacagttggctacggcctcaggtggtgcgcgcgttggctgaagccgagagcaaggtacatataagcttcgatgggtggacgacaaaaggcggcaaacgtggcttcttttctgtagttgctcactacgccaacagtaagggcgcgatagttgacctacccatcgcgctgccgcagctggtgggtgcccacactggtgaggcgatagctgacgctgtaaccaaaatcctgcaatccttcagcattaatcgcagcaaactcggctactttgtgctcgataacgcttacaataacgacaccgctgttaacaaactcgccgcgatgtaccacttttctgcctccgatcgccgcctccgctgcgcttgccacatacttaaccttgttggccaaacgattatgttcgggagggatgctgacgcgtataacaacgccctggagaacacaaagatggaggatttttacatgaaggagtggcggaaagaaggaccgcttggcgtgtatcttgatattatcaactacatcaacacgccgaagcagtggagtatttttgaagattgccaacgcgaggcagttaacagcatgcccacaggcgccagcggcggcactcgcgagccaattaagccgtgtgttacacgttggaacagctattacgactgctttaagcgcggagttcagctccaacaagctatcaacgcatacgccacgtaccacattcgcgagactgaacaggctgacgaacaggcagctattagaggaaacaagctgcctgatgtgccgcggtggatgaggtcagacggccttacggcggctgactgggcggtgattactgagtacatggcgatactgcagccgctcaagtttgctacagatcgcctccaaggccgcggcaagtgtggccgttttggcgcactctacgaggtcatcccagtatttgagagtgtgataactgagctggatgcacgccttcggccatacgaatcggtcaaccacgagccatctgaggcgcccgaagatcacatcccgatcaacctgcgagccgcgaggcgaaaagcgagcaattactttactaagatcctccaaagtcccatttactacgcagctacggcactacatccacgatataaaacatactctaagcgcttctggcgcgacaaacctacacaattgagcaccgcgcacgcgaagtttctgcgggtttgggctgcctacaagcctgccgctgctgccacaacaccaacccctgcgccaaaacctaccatgagcagctttgacgacgctatcgacgctatactagatgaggacggcgagcatacattggaggtggaggatgagtacgatagctggttaaaagagcctatgtggacgtctgatcaacacaaggagggtccaacagctgtacagtactggttatcgttgaagccgaagtatccacatctttcacgattggcgatcgacgtgttgactatacccgcctccagctctgattgtgagcgcgtttttgcgggaactggcgatataattgagccacaaaggcggaaaattggcgcgcagttactggctgctttggtgtgcttgcaacggtggactcgtgcaggttttacaacaccaagcacgacaacagcagcaaagcatactgatgaggagctcacggaagagtttgcgataggaacgtgggaagagccgcctgcagaattgtcatag
- a CDS encoding 60S ribosomal protein eL43 — MTKRTKKVGITGKYGTRYGASLRKQVKKMEITQHARYTCSFCGKNTVKRRAVGIWDCKSCGKVTAGGAYTVSTPAAAATRSTIRRLREIAEV; from the exons ATGACGAAGCGCACAAAGAAGGTCGGCATCACCGGAAAGTATGGTACCCGTTACGGTGCCAGTCTCAGGAAGCAGGTGAAGAAGATGGAG ATCACACAACACGCCCGCTACACATGCAGCTTCTG CGGCAAGAACACCGTCAAGCGCCGGGCTGTCGGTATCTGGGACTGCAAGTCGTGTGGAAAGGTGACCGCTGGAGGTGCTTACACCGTCTC AACTCCCGCTGCTGCCGCCACAAGGTCAACGATCCGTCGTCTCCGCGAAATCGCCGAGGTTTAA
- a CDS encoding KfrA-N multi-domain protein: protein MASQFFQQVAFFLVVAACAAGQKASIMPEDLQVGFSSDKVQVSFTDEAINGFKDGTVFTAQEVAEEPTFALGDSNGISPTTLYTIILVDTTCDDARILLFAQSNFKNNFDITNIASETEPALPYIAPGTLGETGDGRQYSFMMFEQPGREEITELQLPAEGEAFDAQAFQTENELPDAMAGVAMIVNLGGEVDCEAIPAALNATAEAGALNSTLIANGTEVANTTAVPAAIESVAVAEAEAQAEAQAEAQAEAQVEAQVEAQAEAQAAAQAEAQAEAQAEAEAQNAEPSIIDLADILLANGGLRGINLLSQSRIPVEKKDTGHCCYGQSASSKLDDGFADSGSWSINVVARQSK from the exons ATGGCTTCTCAATTCTTCCAGCAAGTAGCCTTTTTCCTAGTCGTAGCAGCATGTGCAGCTGGCCAGAAAGCTAGCATCATGCCTGAGGATCTCCAGGTGGGGTTCAGCTCAGACAAAGTACAAGTCAGCTTCACCGATGAAGCCATCAATGGCTTCAAAGACGGAACGGTTTTCACAGCGCAAG AAGTAGCTGAAGAGCCTACGTTCGCTCTTGGCGATAGCAACGGGATCTCTCCAACAACTTTGTATACCATTATCCTGGTAGACACGACATGCGATGACGCCCGCATCCTCCTCTTTGCCCAGTCCAACTTCAAGAACAACTTCGACATCACCAACATTGCAAGCGAAACTGAGCCTGCCCTACCTTACATCGCCCCCGGTACTCTCGGCGAAACAGGCGACGGTCGTCAATACAGTTTCATGATGTTTGAGCAGCCGGGCAGAGAAGAAATTACAGAGttgcagctgcctgcagAAGGGGAGGCTTTCGATGCCCAGGCATTCCAGACTGAAAACGAACTACCTGATGCGATGGCAGGCGTTGCTATGATTGTGAATCTTGGGGGCGAGGTAGATTGTGAAGCGATCCCGGCGGCATTGAATGCCACGGCCGAAGCTGGAGCACTTAACTCGACTCTCATTGCAAATGGCACTGAAGTGGCAAACACGACTGCCGTTCCAGCCGCCATAGAGTCTGTAGCCGTAGCAGAAGCAGAGGCTCAAGCAGAGGCTCAAGCAGAGGCTCAAGCGGAGGCTCAAGTGGAGGCTCAAGTGGAAGCTCAAGCGGAAGCTCAAGCAGCAGCTCAGGCAGAAGCTCAAGCAGAGGCTCAAGCGGAAGCGGAAGCGCAAAACGCAGAGCCATCCATTATCGATTTGGCAGACATTTTATTGGCTAATGGAGGACTGCGCGGAATCAATCTCTTATCACAGAGCCGTATACCCGTCGAAAAGAAGGACACCGGTCAT TGCTGCTACGGGCAATCTGCAAGTTCAAAACTGGACGATGGCTTCGCTGATAGTGGTAGTTGGTCTATTAATGTGGTAGCGAGACAATCCAAGTAG